The proteins below come from a single Drosophila teissieri strain GT53w chromosome 3L, Prin_Dtei_1.1, whole genome shotgun sequence genomic window:
- the LOC122616811 gene encoding uncharacterized protein LOC122616811, producing the protein MAALGLLLLVGVHGATIISIKYPEKPAVEPQPAKRDLSLSYAATNIDSKEGTRVKTITVIKNVGGISTPEEAAALGSPITASHNHNHKQQPKLIIDPSLHKSEEWATAFRDNFESYGALPDVPDIDDLFEFVNRKKPEAEKKQEAVPSQKEERVPKEFPKPAEETTTKKAGASEQSEGGIAPSSNIDSDEAVVEKIKGDAELLPHIKQANILRLQAAQAQARSGVLTKESLIAVNYSTPMHQVSQYFDNYVQAVPNGYDYPKPCGVQPGNSIQVTTPSGRTYDIPQSNSSGTGGGNHPYLAPALTKKTQIPPITVQPPVQQQPQPPNYSSVNSIVPPIVQPQPQGNANVPQQPQQPPVVTPPNGGILPPLGTGGISTSQRPYVAPRLRNNGLGISRAPSTPGPIQIPGQPGLVGNNTPQTPNFRSSIFGGGPNRPNTLRSRGLKY; encoded by the coding sequence ATGGCCGCCTTGGGcctactgctgctggtgggcgtgcACGGAGCCACGATAATCAGCATCAAGTACCCGGAGAAGCCCGCCGTGGAGCCGCAGCCGGCGAAAAGGGATCTCAGCCTGAGCTACGCAGCCACCAACATCGACTCCAAGGAGGGAACCCGCGTGAAGACCATCACGGTGATCAAGAATGTGGGAGGCATTTCAACGCCCGAAGAAGCTGCGGCATTGGGATCCCCCATCACCGCcagccacaaccacaaccataAGCAGCAGCCGAAACTGATCATTGATCCAAGTCTTCACAAGAGCGAGGAGTGGGCCACTGCTTTTCGAGACAACTTTGAATCCTACGGAGCACTGCCCGATGTGCCCGACATAGATGACCTGTTCGAGTTTGTGAATCGCAAGAAGCCCGAGGCTGAGAAGAAACAGGAGGCGGTGCCCAGCCAGAAGGAGGAAAGGGTGCCCAAGGAGTTCCCAAAGCCGGCGGAGGAGACCACCACCAAGAAAGCCGGAGCCAGTGAGCAAAGCGAGGGAGGGATTGCACCCAGCAGTAACATCGATAGCGACGAGGCTGTGGTCGAGAAGATAAAGGGCGATGCCGAGCTGTTGCCGCACATCAAGCAGGCCAACATCCTGCGACTTCAGGcggcccaagcccaagcccgcTCGGGTGTGCTAACCAAGGAGTCCCTGATCGCCGTTAATTACTCCACGCCCATGCATCAGGTGAGCCAGTACTTTGACAACTATGTCCAGGCGGTGCCAAATGGCTACGACTACCCAAAGCCCTGTGGCGTGCAGCCTGGGAACAGTATCCAAGTGACCACTCCCTCGGGTCGCACCTACGACATCCCgcagagcaacagcagcggcactGGCGGTGGCAATCACCCGTACTTGGCTCCGGCGCTCACGAAGAAGACGCAGATTCCGCCGATCACCGTGCAGCCTCCGGTTCAGCAGCAGCCTCAGCCTCCTAATTACTCATCCGTGAACTCGATTGTGCCGCCTATAGTGCAACCGCAGCCTCAGGGCAATGCAAATGTTccacagcagccgcaacagcctCCGGTGGTGACTCCTCCAAACGGAGGTATTCTGCCGCCTCTGGGAACTGGCGGAATCTCCACCAGCCAGCGTCCCTATGTGGCGCCAAGGCTGCGGAACAACGGCCTGGGCATCAGCAGGGCGCCCAGCACTCCGGGTCCGATTCAGATTCCCGGGCAACCTGGCCTCGTGGGAAATAACACTCCACAGACCCCGAACTTCCGCAGCAGCATTTTCGGCGGTGGCCCAAATCGTCCCAACACGCTGCGATCACGTGGTCTAAAGtattga
- the LOC122616810 gene encoding transmembrane protein 184B isoform X1, whose protein sequence is MSTTAASLIEAALNASSGNATATTAGSLEATGKPNYVVQVKNTPMSTPLDPLLHVGDGIFLQTKTAQVLAGVCVWAALFITCQQIYQHLRWYTNPQEQRWIVRILFIVPIYATYSWISLLFFNSDNVYIYFFTVRDCYEAFVIYNFLSLCYEYLGGEGNIMSEIRGKPIKTSCLYGTCCLKGKTYTIGFLRFCKQATLQFCLVKPLVAFIIIFLQAFGHYHDGDWSADGGYIYITIIYNISVSLALYGLYLFYFATRDLLTPFEPVLKFCTIKSVIFLSFWQGVGLAILEKANVISPIVDSAGTVTVEPGTVSAGYQNFFICIEMLFAAIALRYAFPYQVYARSCISDGHGRSVTMQSISSSLKETMNPKDIMTDAIHNFHPQYQQYTQYSSGGKNSRGIRVSSYDPDDPSSGAAGAGAGGLQASQPTSGGYNAVATGPGSGGNGGSNCMASKTLGNQRKFQPGGQRVATISQNYNEKTMLLSSDDEYQ, encoded by the exons ATGAGCACAACCGCCGCCAGTCTCATCGAGGCGGCTCTAAATGCCAGCAGTGGAAACGCCACGGCTACGACTGCGGGATCGCTTGAGGCTACAGGGAAGCCCAACTACGTGGTGCAGGTGAAGAACACTCCGATGAGCACGCCGCTGGACCCGCTGCTCCACGTGGGCGATGGCATCTTCCTGCAGACAAAGACCGCCCAGGTGCTGGCTGGGGTGTGCGTCTGGGCCGCCCTCTTCATCACCTGTCAACAG ATCTACCAGCACCTGCGCTGGTACACGAATCCGCAGGAGCAGCGCTGGATCGTACGCATCCTGTTCATCGTGCCCATCTATGCCACCTACTCCTGGATCAGTCTGCTCTTCTTCAACTCGGACAACGTGTACATCTACTTCTTCACGGTGCGCGACTGCTACGAAG CCTTTGTCATCTACAACTTCTTGTCGCTGTGCTATGAGTACCTGGGCGGCGAGGGCAACATTATGTCGGAGATTCGCGGCAAGCCCATCAAGACCTCGTGTCTGTACGGCACCTGCTGTCTGAAGGGCAAGACCTACACGATTGGCTTCCTGCGCTTCTGCAAGCAGGCCACTCTGCAGTTTTGCCTGGTCAAGCCGCTGGTGGCTTTCATCATCATCTTTCTGCAGGCATTTGGCCACTACCACGATGGCGATTGGAG TGCTGATGGCGGTTACATCTATATCACGATCATCTACAACATCTCCGTGTCGCTGGCGTTGTATGGCCTCTATCTGTTCTACTTCGCCACGCGTGATCTGCTGACTCCGTTCGAGCCCGTGCTGAAGTTCTGCACCATCAAGTCGGTCATCTTCTTGTCCTTCTGGCAGGGCGTGGGTCTGGCCATCCTGGAGAAGGCCAACGTTATCTCGCCCATTGTGGACAGTGCAGGCACTGTCACCGTGGAACCCGGTACCGTGTCCGCCGGATACCAGAACTTCTTCATCTGCATCGAAATGCTGTTCGCCGCCATCGCGCTGCGCTATGCATTCCCCTATCAG GTCTACGCACGCAGCTGCATCAGCGATGGCCACGGACGATCTGTCACCATGCAGTCCATTTCCAGCAGTCTTAAG GAAACGATGAATCCCAAGGATATTATGACAGATGCTATACACAACTTCCATCCGCAGTACCAGCAGTACACGCAGTACAGCTCAG GTGGCAAGAACTCTCGCGGCATTCGCGTCTCCAGCTACGATCCCGACGATCCCAGCTCgggagcagcaggcgcaggAGCGGGAGGCTTGCAGGCGTCGCAGCCCACCAGCGGAGGATACAATGCGGTGGCCACTGGACCAGGATCtggcggcaacggcggcagCAACTGCATGGCCTCCAAGACACTGGGCAACCAGCGAAAGTTCCAGCCCGGCGGTCAGCGGGTGGCGACCATCAGCCAGAACTACAACGAGAAGACCATGCTGCTGAGCAGCGACGACGAGTACCAGTAG
- the LOC122616810 gene encoding transmembrane protein 184B isoform X2, translated as MSTTAASLIEAALNASSGNATATTAGSLEATGKPNYVVQVKNTPMSTPLDPLLHVGDGIFLQTKTAQVLAGVCVWAALFITCQQIYQHLRWYTNPQEQRWIVRILFIVPIYATYSWISLLFFNSDNVYIYFFTVRDCYEAFVIYNFLSLCYEYLGGEGNIMSEIRGKPIKTSCLYGTCCLKGKTYTIGFLRFCKQATLQFCLVKPLVAFIIIFLQAFGHYHDGDWSADGGYIYITIIYNISVSLALYGLYLFYFATRDLLTPFEPVLKFCTIKSVIFLSFWQGVGLAILEKANVISPIVDSAGTVTVEPGTVSAGYQNFFICIEMLFAAIALRYAFPYQVYARSCISDGHGRSVTMQSISSSLKETMNPKDIMTDAIHNFHPQYQQYTQYSSEVTSAQRYEKL; from the exons ATGAGCACAACCGCCGCCAGTCTCATCGAGGCGGCTCTAAATGCCAGCAGTGGAAACGCCACGGCTACGACTGCGGGATCGCTTGAGGCTACAGGGAAGCCCAACTACGTGGTGCAGGTGAAGAACACTCCGATGAGCACGCCGCTGGACCCGCTGCTCCACGTGGGCGATGGCATCTTCCTGCAGACAAAGACCGCCCAGGTGCTGGCTGGGGTGTGCGTCTGGGCCGCCCTCTTCATCACCTGTCAACAG ATCTACCAGCACCTGCGCTGGTACACGAATCCGCAGGAGCAGCGCTGGATCGTACGCATCCTGTTCATCGTGCCCATCTATGCCACCTACTCCTGGATCAGTCTGCTCTTCTTCAACTCGGACAACGTGTACATCTACTTCTTCACGGTGCGCGACTGCTACGAAG CCTTTGTCATCTACAACTTCTTGTCGCTGTGCTATGAGTACCTGGGCGGCGAGGGCAACATTATGTCGGAGATTCGCGGCAAGCCCATCAAGACCTCGTGTCTGTACGGCACCTGCTGTCTGAAGGGCAAGACCTACACGATTGGCTTCCTGCGCTTCTGCAAGCAGGCCACTCTGCAGTTTTGCCTGGTCAAGCCGCTGGTGGCTTTCATCATCATCTTTCTGCAGGCATTTGGCCACTACCACGATGGCGATTGGAG TGCTGATGGCGGTTACATCTATATCACGATCATCTACAACATCTCCGTGTCGCTGGCGTTGTATGGCCTCTATCTGTTCTACTTCGCCACGCGTGATCTGCTGACTCCGTTCGAGCCCGTGCTGAAGTTCTGCACCATCAAGTCGGTCATCTTCTTGTCCTTCTGGCAGGGCGTGGGTCTGGCCATCCTGGAGAAGGCCAACGTTATCTCGCCCATTGTGGACAGTGCAGGCACTGTCACCGTGGAACCCGGTACCGTGTCCGCCGGATACCAGAACTTCTTCATCTGCATCGAAATGCTGTTCGCCGCCATCGCGCTGCGCTATGCATTCCCCTATCAG GTCTACGCACGCAGCTGCATCAGCGATGGCCACGGACGATCTGTCACCATGCAGTCCATTTCCAGCAGTCTTAAG GAAACGATGAATCCCAAGGATATTATGACAGATGCTATACACAACTTCCATCCGCAGTACCAGCAGTACACGCAGTACAGCTCAG AAGTAACCTCGGCTCAGCGTTACGAAAAGCTCTAA